TACAGACATAACATCCTCCGTTCGGTCCCGGATACGGACACGCCTCCCCATTGCGGATCACAGCCGTATCCGCATCTCCTCCAACTCGGGATGTGCATCCCAATATCCCCGAATTTGCTTTCCCCAATTGAGCAATTGCGCAGCAGGCCGTTTGGCCGTCATCCTTCGTCGGTTCAGTTGCCCTTCAAAATCCATCATCAATTGCCTGAATCTCTTGAGCATTTCCCGCATTTCCGGCTGATATGCCAGATTGTGCGTCTCGTCGGGGTTTTCGACCAGATCAAACACCTGTTCCAGCCCAATTCGGTCCGGGTCCGGTCCAATCGGCTCCAGATCTTGCTCCGTCCCAAAGGAGATATACTCGCCGACATACTTATAGCGATCAAACACAAGCGACCGCGCCCAGCCATTGCTCTCGATGTACGCAAACTCCCGCCACTCAGGGTTCTGACCTTCTACCAGCGGCTTCAGACTCAGGCCCTGCACGCCATCTAATATATCAATACCTGCATAATCACACACAGTGGGAAACAGATCCACACCTGAAACAAAATGGGTCTCGTCCCTAAGATCCTTTGGCACGTTGAGACTATCGCCCAGAGAAGCGACAATGAACGGAACGCGCACACTCGCTTCGTAGAGTGAGAACTTCTGAAACATCTGGTGCTGCCCATACGCCTCTCCGTGATCCATGGTGAACATAATCAACGTGTTATCGCGAAACTGGCTTTTGTCCAGCGCCTCGAGAAGCAACCCGATTTCGCTATCTACTTTCTCGACCAGGCGGTGGTGTTGCCACATCAGGTATCGCCACTGGATCTCGGACCAATGGCGCACTTTTCGCAAAATTGGCCAGTGGATCAGACACTCGTCCATCCTGCGCGCCACCTTGTGGACCACGGTCTCGCGTTCGTCGTAATGGAAATTCAACGGCAGTGGCGGCAGGTCCTCTTCGCTCAATATTCCTTGCTCAATAGGATCCGGGATGGTCTTTTCTTCGTGATCGTGTTCACATTGACAAATATCATGCGGATTTACATAAGGCACCTGCAGGAAGAAGGGGTCCGAACCATCGTATCGACTCAGGAAATCAATCGCGGCATGCGTGATCGCCCCGTCGTAATACTCGCCACCACCAGCGCCAATCGGGCGGTTCCCGATATAGAGAAGTTGAAACGAATTCCGGACATCGCGTCCATCGACATGCCATTTGCCCGAATGAAACGCCTGGTAGCCATTGCTGTTGAGAACCTGACCCAGATCCGGGATATCTTCGTGCAGATGGCCACCGTTAAACGGCGTTCCCAATTCTGAAGTGTACCGTCCGGTCATCCAGCTGGCCCTTGTCGGTCCACAGACGGGATCGGTAGAGTACGATCTCATAAAAGAAATACCGTTGCGCACGATCCGATCGATATTGGGCGTCTTCACATAAGGGTAGCCATAAGCCGATACCACATCCCATGTGTGCTGATCTGTGTTGATAAACAGAATATTCGGCCGATCAGGCATTTACGCCTCCCGTCAGGATCAGGGTTTGATACAAAGTGGCTGCGATAAGCACCCTGCCACGCGCATCCAGCCACCAATAAGAAGGCGTCATCCCCTCTGCAATAAGGGCGTATCCTGTAAGTGCAACCGAATCGCTGTCCAACTGCAAATCGTACGACTCGAGAAAACGAACCTGCCCGTTGTTTCGAACTTTTTCGAGATCCTCCAGGATCGTCAGGCGCTGTGCCTTACGGGATTCTCGCAGGCCGTCTGCAAGTGCAGGAATCACGTCGAACAGCGTCCAGTTGCAGGTCAGTGGTGCGGATAGATCAGCCAAACCCGCCCGCAAATCCAGTCCATTGGTCGTAAGGAAAACAGAGCCGTCCTCTTCCAGATGTCCGTCACAGGAAAATTCCTTGTAACCGTCTCCCGCACAATTCTCTACTTGCACAGACCAGGTACCGGTCAACGTGCGAAATGCATCCCTATTGGATGTAAATTGCATATCCATCAGTTCTCCGCTCGCGACATTTCTATACACAACGGAATAGTTCAGGCAATTCTCCCCCTCGACCGTCCGGCGGATCACCACCTCACCCACGGACAGGTCATCGCCGTCTGCCGGGCCTTTATAGCCGCGCCTGAAATTGGGGAGAATCGTATAGCGGGTGACTTCGCCTCCGCGATCCCCGGAGGCTGTCGCTCCCAGCGTCCCCTCTACCAGAGAGCAGAACTGCTGCGCAAAATCTGGAGACTGCCCCTGTCCCTTTCTGTCGTGGTTGAAAGACCAATGCAGATTCGTTGTCTCACTCATTCT
The genomic region above belongs to Gemmatimonadota bacterium and contains:
- a CDS encoding sulfatase-like hydrolase/transferase; this translates as MPDRPNILFINTDQHTWDVVSAYGYPYVKTPNIDRIVRNGISFMRSYSTDPVCGPTRASWMTGRYTSELGTPFNGGHLHEDIPDLGQVLNSNGYQAFHSGKWHVDGRDVRNSFQLLYIGNRPIGAGGGEYYDGAITHAAIDFLSRYDGSDPFFLQVPYVNPHDICQCEHDHEEKTIPDPIEQGILSEEDLPPLPLNFHYDERETVVHKVARRMDECLIHWPILRKVRHWSEIQWRYLMWQHHRLVEKVDSEIGLLLEALDKSQFRDNTLIMFTMDHGEAYGQHQMFQKFSLYEASVRVPFIVASLGDSLNVPKDLRDETHFVSGVDLFPTVCDYAGIDILDGVQGLSLKPLVEGQNPEWREFAYIESNGWARSLVFDRYKYVGEYISFGTEQDLEPIGPDPDRIGLEQVFDLVENPDETHNLAYQPEMREMLKRFRQLMMDFEGQLNRRRMTAKRPAAQLLNWGKQIRGYWDAHPELEEMRIRL